One stretch of Paenibacillus sp. FSL R5-0341 DNA includes these proteins:
- a CDS encoding YheC/YheD family protein, with protein MSRQLASKWRKTAALLKYPVAAVHIPQTKAFNSGNLLHMLSRYGMVYVKPIVGGGGYGVIRVSASGGAYRYTHMKTTRSFASFSQMYRSLVRVKARRRYLIQQGIHLATIQGRPVDYRVKVVKTERGWVFRSLVGRLARPGLCVTNLSKGGTMLSGRRALGLSLPHISGRHKRREMRSLTLTCTYIMESQFPGVGQLGFDYGLDYSGKIWILEVNTRPQ; from the coding sequence ATGTCGAGACAGCTTGCAAGCAAATGGCGGAAGACAGCGGCACTGCTGAAGTACCCGGTAGCTGCTGTCCATATTCCACAGACCAAGGCATTCAACTCGGGGAATCTGCTGCACATGCTCAGTCGTTATGGAATGGTGTATGTCAAACCTATTGTCGGTGGCGGAGGGTATGGTGTTATCCGGGTATCGGCGAGCGGAGGGGCTTATCGATACACGCATATGAAAACGACCCGTTCTTTCGCCAGTTTCAGTCAGATGTATCGCTCTCTGGTACGTGTAAAGGCAAGACGCAGGTATTTGATCCAGCAGGGCATCCATCTGGCAACGATTCAAGGAAGACCTGTTGATTATAGAGTCAAAGTCGTCAAGACCGAACGAGGATGGGTATTCCGTTCCTTGGTAGGACGACTCGCTCGCCCAGGACTCTGTGTGACGAATCTGAGCAAGGGTGGCACCATGTTGTCGGGACGGAGAGCCCTTGGTTTATCCCTGCCCCATATATCCGGTCGGCACAAACGCAGAGAGATGCGCTCACTTACACTGACATGCACATATATCATGGAAAGTCAGTTCCCAGGTGTGGGTCAGCTTGGTTTTGATTATGGGCTGGATTATTCAGGCAAGATATGGATTCTGGAAGTGAATACCAGACCACAATAA
- a CDS encoding sporulation histidine kinase inhibitor Sda: MAMLSDEMLLDSYHKAIELNLERDFIALLLAEIHKRKLGTDVSAILH; the protein is encoded by the coding sequence ATGGCTATGTTATCCGATGAGATGTTGTTGGATTCCTACCATAAAGCGATTGAGTTGAATCTCGAACGAGATTTCATCGCACTGCTGTTGGCAGAAATCCATAAGCGCAAACTGGGTACCGACGTATCTGCCATTCTTCACTAG